From Candidatus Stygibacter australis:
ATCGCCCTTGCGCACTGTTATATTTTTCTTATCAAAATATTCCAAAAGCAGGGTTGTCATTTTACGGTTTGTATTCAGCAAGTCCCGAAACTGACCTAAGGCAATTCCTTCTTCATGCTGCTTCAAAAAACTGATTAGTTTTGCCTGCGCCTGTTTAACTATCTGGCTGTGAACATATACGCTCTGATAATGAATTATCTCTTCCTGACGTACCAGTTGCTGCAATATCAGCTTCAGCTCTTTTTCCTGAATCCCGTTTTCCTTTGCAATTTCCGTTATCCCTGTCATCAAAGGTACAGCAAATCCGCAATCAAGCAGATGCTTCATGATCACCTGCACCTTACGGTTAAATTCTGGATCCAATTGTACACTGTGACTATACAGCACCCAGGTTTTCCCTGCCCGGCGCAATTGCAGATCAGTTTCCATCTCTTCCAGCAGCAACATCAAAGCTTCCCGCGTTACATCATTACGCTCTTCGCCAAATATACCCATCAGTTCCTGAAAACTGCGCCCTTCATCTGCCAGTGGATTCTGCTGAATAAATAATCGGATACTATTTAATATCTTATTCTTAAGTGCTGTCTTCTGTCTGGTCATCAGCAGTATTATCTGCTTTTCACTTTGG
This genomic window contains:
- a CDS encoding SelB C-terminal domain-containing protein; amino-acid sequence: MKLKLFSGERKLGIWNQLIFLMGTVKQMVRVHLLDKDSLSGGDEGLAQIYLPREIVPVIGDKFILRLSSGDLTLGGGEIIDPYPLHHRRRRSQQIEIVKKLSSGDLAEIIAAEVRKNVLPISLDQIAEMINQKVDNLTDIVYSSLAGDIAFFQSEKQIILLMTRQKTALKNKILNSIRLFIQQNPLADEGRSFQELMGIFGEERNDVTREALMLLLEEMETDLQLRRAGKTWVLYSHSVQLDPEFNRKVQVIMKHLLDCGFAVPLMTGITEIAKENGIQEKELKLILQQLVRQEEIIHYQSVYVHSQIVKQAQAKLISFLKQHEEGIALGQFRDLLNTNRKMTTLLLEYFDKKNITVRKGDVRQFTMQYKRYLES